One genomic segment of Arthrobacter sp. Marseille-P9274 includes these proteins:
- a CDS encoding mannose-1-phosphate guanylyltransferase encodes MTTDRPLGQDPADDDVLDRFYGVIPAGGVGTRLWPLSRAAAPKFLHDLTGSGSTLIRATYERLRPLCDGRTMVVTGALHRKAVMAQLPELGKTNLVLESEPKDSAAAIGLAAAILYRRDPKIIMGSFAADQVITPVEQFQDAVRAAVHTAAEGYIVTIGIKPTHPSTGFGYIRTSGSLGIAAAPTAEGVAEFVEKPDQEMAEAYLASGEYHWNAGMFVAPVDLLLRHLETNEPLLYAGLMEIAAAWDTPKRREVVRRIWPGLPKTAIDYAVAEPAAAAGDVAMVPGVFSWDDVGDFAAIGRLNAASETNNLTVLGDGARVYADKATGVVVSDTKRVIALIGIDDVVIVDTPDALLVTTKEHAQQVKKAVEHLRASGDTDVL; translated from the coding sequence ATGACTACTGACAGGCCGCTGGGCCAGGACCCGGCTGATGACGATGTGCTGGACCGGTTTTACGGGGTGATTCCGGCTGGTGGGGTGGGGACCCGGTTGTGGCCGCTGTCGCGGGCCGCGGCGCCGAAGTTCCTGCATGACCTGACGGGTTCGGGGAGCACGCTGATCCGGGCGACGTACGAGCGGCTGCGGCCGTTGTGTGACGGCCGGACGATGGTGGTGACCGGGGCGCTGCACCGCAAGGCGGTGATGGCGCAGCTGCCGGAGCTGGGCAAGACGAACCTGGTGCTGGAGTCGGAGCCGAAGGATTCGGCGGCGGCGATCGGGCTGGCCGCGGCGATCCTGTACCGGCGGGATCCGAAGATCATCATGGGTTCGTTCGCCGCGGACCAGGTGATCACGCCGGTGGAGCAGTTCCAGGACGCGGTGCGGGCGGCGGTGCATACCGCGGCCGAAGGGTACATCGTCACGATCGGGATCAAGCCGACGCATCCGTCGACCGGGTTCGGGTACATCCGCACCTCGGGCAGCCTGGGCATCGCGGCCGCGCCGACGGCGGAGGGCGTGGCGGAGTTCGTGGAGAAGCCGGACCAGGAGATGGCGGAGGCGTACCTGGCGTCCGGGGAGTACCACTGGAACGCGGGCATGTTCGTCGCGCCGGTGGACCTGCTGCTGAGGCACCTGGAGACGAACGAGCCGCTGCTCTACGCCGGGCTGATGGAAATCGCCGCGGCGTGGGACACCCCGAAGCGGCGCGAGGTGGTGCGCCGGATCTGGCCGGGGCTGCCGAAGACCGCGATCGACTATGCGGTGGCCGAGCCGGCCGCGGCGGCCGGCGACGTGGCGATGGTCCCGGGCGTGTTCTCCTGGGACGACGTCGGGGACTTCGCCGCCATCGGGCGGCTGAACGCGGCGTCCGAGACGAACAACCTGACCGTGCTCGGCGACGGGGCGAGGGTCTACGCGGACAAGGCCACCGGCGTCGTGGTCTCCGATACCAAACGCGTGATCGCGCTGATCGGTATCGACGACGTCGTGATCGTCGATACCCCGGACGCGCTGCTGGTGACCACCAAGGAACACGCCCAGCAGGTCAAGAAGGCCGTCGAACACCTCCGCGCCAGCGGCGACACCGACGTCCTCTAG
- the sdhC gene encoding succinate dehydrogenase, cytochrome b556 subunit gives MSKTPAGTLYRGREGMWSWVGHRVTGVAIFFFLLVHVLDTALVRVSPEAYNVVIDTYKNPIMALLEAGLVAAIVFHAFNGLRVILVDFWKKGPKYQAKLLWGVIGLWVIVMVPFLIRHLTLAFTGGH, from the coding sequence GTGTCGAAGACACCAGCAGGGACCCTCTACCGCGGCCGCGAAGGCATGTGGTCCTGGGTAGGACACCGCGTCACCGGCGTCGCAATATTTTTCTTTCTCTTGGTACACGTTCTGGACACCGCTCTGGTGCGCGTATCTCCTGAGGCATACAACGTCGTGATCGATACGTACAAGAACCCGATCATGGCTCTCCTGGAAGCCGGCCTCGTTGCCGCGATCGTCTTCCACGCTTTCAACGGCCTCCGCGTGATCCTCGTGGACTTCTGGAAGAAGGGCCCGAAGTACCAGGCCAAGCTGCTTTGGGGCGTTATCGGGCTGTGGGTCATCGTCATGGTTCCGTTCCTCATCCGTCACCTCACGCTCGCGTTCACCGGGGGTCACTAA
- a CDS encoding succinate dehydrogenase hydrophobic membrane anchor subunit produces MAAPTEIQAPRSGRIAPEYSRHGSSRGNFEMFAWLFMRVSGLVLVVLVFGHLFVNLMVGEGVHAIDFGFVAGKWADPFWQVWDLAMLWLAMLHGTNGVRTIINDYAEKDGTRFWLKAVLYAATAVIIVLGTLVIFTFDPCPPNAAADLLPSFCPAP; encoded by the coding sequence ATGGCAGCACCAACTGAAATCCAGGCGCCCCGCTCGGGGCGCATCGCTCCCGAGTACAGCCGGCACGGCAGCAGCCGCGGCAACTTCGAGATGTTCGCGTGGCTGTTCATGCGCGTCTCCGGCCTCGTACTCGTGGTGCTCGTCTTCGGGCACCTGTTCGTCAACCTGATGGTCGGCGAGGGCGTCCACGCCATCGACTTCGGCTTCGTCGCCGGCAAGTGGGCCGACCCGTTCTGGCAGGTCTGGGACCTGGCCATGCTCTGGCTCGCCATGCTCCACGGCACCAACGGCGTCCGCACGATCATCAACGACTACGCGGAAAAGGACGGCACCCGCTTCTGGCTCAAGGCCGTGCTCTACGCGGCGACCGCCGTCATCATCGTCCTTGGAACCCTGGTGATCTTCACCTTCGATCCGTGCCCGCCGAACGCCGCAGCCGACTTGCTGCCGTCCTTCTGCCCGGCACCGTAA
- the sdhA gene encoding succinate dehydrogenase flavoprotein subunit, with protein MQVHKYDVVIVGAGGAGMRAAIESGQRARTAVLTKLYPTRSHTGAAQGGMCAALANVEEDNWEWHTFDTVKGGDYLVDQDAAEVMAKEAIDAVLDLEKMGLPFNRTPEGKIDQRRFGGHTRDHGKSPVRRACYAADRTGHMILQTLYQNCVKHNVEFYNEYYVLDLLLVEEDATRADGTPYKQKRVAGVVSYDLASGEIHVFQAKSVVFASGGVGKVFKTTSNAHTLTGDGMGIAFRRGLPLEDMEFFQFHPTGLAGLGILLSEAARGEGAILRNSEGERFMERYAPTIKDLAPRDIVARSMANEVREGRGCGPNKDYVLLDLTHLEPAHIDAKLPDITEFARTYLGVEPYTEPVPVFPTAHYAMGGIPTNIKAEVLQDNDTVVPGLYAAGEVACVSVHGSNRLGTNSLLDINVFGKRAGIAAAEYAKSADFVEVPEAADQFTIELVEGVRAAAGTERVAQLRKELQDTMDANVQVFRTEETLTETLNVIASLRERYKNIGVQDKGKRFNLDLLEAVELGFLLDMAQVMTVAALHRQESRGGHFREDFPDRDDANFMKHSMAYKDEMATSESVAGIRLETKPVVFTRYEPMVRKY; from the coding sequence ATGCAGGTCCATAAGTACGACGTCGTCATCGTCGGTGCCGGTGGCGCCGGTATGCGCGCAGCCATCGAATCCGGCCAACGCGCGCGAACCGCAGTACTGACCAAGCTGTACCCCACCCGCTCCCACACCGGTGCAGCACAGGGCGGCATGTGCGCCGCCCTGGCCAATGTCGAGGAAGACAACTGGGAGTGGCACACCTTCGACACCGTCAAGGGCGGTGACTACCTGGTTGACCAGGACGCAGCCGAGGTTATGGCCAAGGAGGCCATCGACGCTGTGCTGGACCTGGAGAAGATGGGCCTGCCGTTCAACCGCACCCCCGAAGGCAAGATCGACCAGCGCCGCTTCGGCGGACACACCCGCGACCACGGCAAGTCCCCGGTCCGCCGGGCCTGCTACGCCGCGGACCGCACCGGCCACATGATCCTGCAGACGCTGTACCAAAACTGCGTTAAGCACAACGTTGAGTTCTACAACGAGTACTACGTCCTCGACCTGCTGCTCGTGGAAGAAGACGCAACCCGCGCCGATGGCACACCCTACAAGCAGAAGCGCGTTGCCGGCGTCGTTAGCTACGACCTGGCCAGCGGCGAGATCCACGTCTTCCAGGCCAAGTCGGTCGTCTTCGCCTCCGGCGGCGTGGGCAAGGTCTTCAAGACCACCTCGAACGCCCACACCCTGACCGGCGACGGCATGGGCATCGCCTTCCGCCGCGGCCTGCCGCTGGAGGACATGGAATTCTTCCAGTTCCACCCGACCGGCCTCGCCGGACTGGGCATCCTGCTCTCCGAGGCCGCCCGCGGCGAAGGCGCGATCCTGCGCAACTCGGAAGGCGAACGGTTCATGGAGCGTTACGCGCCGACCATCAAGGACCTCGCGCCGCGCGACATCGTCGCCCGCTCGATGGCCAACGAGGTCCGCGAAGGCCGCGGCTGCGGCCCGAACAAGGACTACGTTCTGCTCGACCTGACCCACCTGGAGCCGGCGCACATTGACGCCAAGCTGCCGGACATCACCGAGTTCGCCCGTACCTACCTGGGCGTGGAGCCGTACACCGAGCCGGTGCCCGTGTTCCCGACCGCGCACTACGCCATGGGCGGCATCCCGACCAACATCAAGGCCGAGGTCCTGCAGGACAACGACACGGTTGTCCCGGGCCTCTACGCCGCCGGCGAGGTCGCCTGCGTCTCCGTCCACGGGTCCAACCGCCTGGGCACCAACTCGCTGCTGGACATCAATGTGTTCGGCAAGCGCGCCGGCATCGCTGCTGCCGAGTACGCCAAGTCGGCGGACTTCGTCGAGGTTCCGGAGGCTGCGGACCAGTTCACCATCGAACTGGTCGAGGGTGTCCGCGCCGCCGCCGGCACCGAGCGCGTGGCCCAGCTCCGCAAGGAACTGCAGGACACCATGGATGCCAACGTCCAGGTGTTCCGCACCGAAGAGACCCTGACCGAAACGCTGAACGTGATCGCCTCGCTGCGCGAGCGGTACAAGAACATCGGCGTGCAGGACAAGGGCAAGCGCTTCAACCTGGACCTGCTCGAGGCCGTCGAGCTCGGCTTCCTGCTGGACATGGCCCAGGTCATGACCGTCGCAGCGCTGCACCGCCAGGAGTCCCGCGGCGGCCACTTCCGGGAGGACTTCCCGGACCGTGACGACGCCAACTTCATGAAGCACTCGATGGCGTACAAGGACGAGATGGCCACATCGGAGTCCGTCGCCGGCATCCGCCTGGAGACCAAGCCCGTTGTCTTCACGCGCTACGAACCGATGGTGAGGAAGTACTAA
- a CDS encoding succinate dehydrogenase iron-sulfur subunit, with protein MTAETVEPASKVDLAPGVGGGGEIPSFDITLKVRRYDPEVSEEARWDEFKLTMYGTDRVLDALHKVKWEHDGSVSFRRSCAHGVCGSDAMRINGRNRLACKTLLKDLDTDKPILVEPIKGLPVEKDLIVDMEPFFQSYREIMPFLINSGHEPTRERLQSAEDRERFDDTTKCILCAACTSSCPVFWTDGQYFGPAAIVNAHRFIFDSRDDAGDMRLEILNDKEGVWRCRTTFNCTEACPRGIQVTKAIAEVKQAVLNRKI; from the coding sequence ATGACCGCTGAAACTGTGGAACCTGCATCCAAGGTCGATCTCGCCCCCGGCGTCGGTGGCGGCGGAGAAATCCCCAGCTTCGACATCACGCTCAAGGTCCGCCGCTACGACCCGGAGGTCTCCGAGGAGGCACGCTGGGACGAGTTCAAGCTGACCATGTACGGCACGGACCGCGTGCTGGACGCCCTGCACAAGGTCAAGTGGGAGCATGACGGCTCGGTTTCCTTCCGCCGCTCCTGCGCCCACGGCGTCTGCGGCTCGGATGCCATGCGCATCAACGGCCGCAACCGCCTCGCCTGCAAGACGCTGCTGAAGGACCTGGACACGGACAAGCCGATCCTCGTCGAGCCGATCAAGGGCCTGCCGGTGGAGAAGGACCTGATCGTGGACATGGAGCCGTTCTTCCAGTCCTACCGCGAGATCATGCCGTTCCTGATCAACTCGGGCCACGAGCCGACGCGCGAACGCCTGCAGTCGGCCGAGGACCGTGAGCGCTTCGACGACACGACCAAGTGCATCCTGTGCGCGGCCTGCACCTCGTCCTGCCCGGTCTTCTGGACCGACGGCCAGTACTTCGGCCCTGCCGCGATTGTCAACGCACACCGCTTCATCTTCGATTCGCGCGACGATGCCGGCGACATGCGCCTGGAGATCCTCAACGACAAGGAAGGCGTGTGGCGCTGCCGCACCACCTTCAACTGCACCGAGGCCTGCCCTCGCGGCATCCAGGTGACCAAGGCCATCGCCGAGGTCAAGCAGGCGGTCCTGAACCGCAAGATCTGA
- a CDS encoding S9 family peptidase, translating into MTSIESVKFPSVTGEVLAGTVDIPDGGARAWAVFCHGFTLGKNSAAAARTSKALARRGIGVLRYDAVGLGGSTGDWSQTTFTTKVQDVQQAVGFMASSGRPATVLIGHSLGGTAVLGAAPALPEVKAVVTVSAPYQPIHVAHLFDEAMDDVERKGVGEVTLGGKRLQIRKQLIEDLERADLSGCIRELDRPLLVMHSPTDETVGIDNAGEIFQAAMHPKSFISLDRCDHLLTERWQAERIAGLVAAWVDGYLPAG; encoded by the coding sequence ATGACGAGCATCGAGTCCGTGAAGTTTCCTTCCGTCACCGGGGAGGTCCTCGCCGGAACCGTTGACATTCCCGACGGCGGGGCGAGGGCGTGGGCGGTCTTCTGCCACGGGTTCACGCTGGGCAAGAACAGCGCGGCCGCTGCCCGGACTTCCAAGGCCTTGGCGCGGCGCGGCATCGGCGTCCTGCGCTACGACGCAGTCGGGCTGGGCGGGTCCACCGGCGACTGGTCGCAGACCACCTTCACGACGAAGGTCCAGGACGTACAGCAGGCTGTCGGATTCATGGCGTCCTCGGGCCGGCCGGCTACTGTGCTGATCGGCCACTCGCTCGGAGGGACCGCAGTCCTGGGCGCTGCGCCGGCCCTGCCCGAGGTCAAGGCCGTGGTGACGGTTTCAGCGCCGTACCAGCCCATCCACGTGGCGCATCTGTTCGACGAGGCCATGGACGACGTCGAGCGGAAGGGAGTCGGGGAAGTCACTTTGGGCGGCAAACGGCTGCAGATCCGCAAGCAGCTGATCGAAGACCTCGAGCGGGCGGACCTCAGCGGCTGCATCCGCGAACTGGACCGCCCGCTGCTGGTCATGCACTCCCCCACCGATGAGACGGTAGGGATCGACAACGCCGGGGAAATCTTCCAGGCGGCGATGCATCCCAAGTCCTTCATCTCGCTGGACCGCTGCGACCACCTGCTCACGGAGCGGTGGCAGGCCGAACGGATCGCCGGGCTGGTCGCGGCCTGGGTCGATGGGTACCTGCCGGCTGGCTGA
- a CDS encoding YihY/virulence factor BrkB family protein, with translation MPAVPEAAGTDSPEPLPLKRGQLRNEVFRRRREFSRARREAGIVRQLVVLGSYATAWFNATRPLRVWNLYLMRRGPLMAAGSAYNMFFSVAAMLVAGFAVFGVVVSNTPRLQSAIVSVINYSVPGLIDTGSGGFVTPEQLFSHGATFSVTLVISTITLLLTSLGWIAGLRDGMRGIFGVPRLTRNYFLIKLKDLGVLLLLAVALVLTSILVIVAGSLLDAVAHWLQFVGAMAAPLALVTGVLVMLLLDVAVAVVLFRLAAGLRMKRAVMWQAALIVAVGSAALRFFASALLDGVAKNPLLAPFAVVLGLFVWFFFLSQVYLVAAAWGAVGMADAHSPVSSKDVRRRARSARQQSRRLNGRQGPRPRRRRATHAGA, from the coding sequence GTGCCGGCTGTGCCGGAGGCGGCCGGGACTGACTCTCCGGAGCCGCTTCCGCTGAAGCGCGGGCAGCTGCGCAACGAGGTGTTCCGCCGCCGGCGCGAGTTCAGCCGGGCCCGGCGCGAAGCGGGGATCGTCAGGCAGCTGGTGGTATTGGGCAGCTACGCGACGGCCTGGTTCAACGCAACCCGTCCGCTGCGGGTCTGGAACCTATACCTGATGCGCCGCGGACCGCTGATGGCCGCAGGCAGCGCCTACAACATGTTCTTTTCGGTGGCGGCCATGCTGGTAGCCGGCTTCGCCGTGTTCGGCGTGGTCGTTTCCAACACACCGCGGCTGCAGTCTGCCATTGTCTCGGTGATCAACTATTCCGTCCCGGGTCTGATCGACACCGGCAGCGGCGGGTTCGTCACCCCGGAGCAGCTCTTCTCGCACGGCGCGACCTTCAGCGTCACCCTGGTGATCTCGACCATCACGCTCCTCCTGACCTCGCTTGGCTGGATCGCCGGCCTGCGTGACGGCATGCGCGGCATTTTCGGGGTGCCGCGGCTGACCAGGAACTATTTCCTGATCAAGCTCAAGGACCTGGGCGTGCTGCTGTTGCTGGCCGTGGCACTGGTGCTCACCTCCATCCTGGTCATCGTCGCCGGCAGCCTGCTCGACGCGGTGGCCCATTGGCTGCAGTTTGTCGGCGCAATGGCAGCGCCGCTGGCCCTGGTAACCGGCGTGCTGGTGATGCTGCTGCTTGACGTGGCCGTCGCGGTGGTGCTGTTCCGGCTTGCCGCGGGACTGCGGATGAAGCGGGCCGTCATGTGGCAGGCTGCGCTGATCGTGGCGGTGGGCAGCGCCGCCCTGCGGTTCTTCGCCTCCGCGCTGCTCGACGGCGTGGCCAAGAATCCGCTGCTGGCGCCGTTCGCGGTTGTCCTCGGCCTGTTCGTCTGGTTCTTCTTCCTTAGCCAGGTCTATCTGGTCGCTGCGGCCTGGGGCGCGGTGGGAATGGCTGACGCGCACTCGCCGGTCAGCAGCAAGGACGTGCGTCGGCGCGCCAGGTCGGCACGGCAGCAGTCCAGGCGCCTGAACGGCCGGCAGGGTCCGCGGCCGCGCCGCCGGCGGGCCACCCACGCCGGCGCCTGA
- a CDS encoding 2'-5' RNA ligase family protein: protein MCGQHLQSNATVAKDGDARPGARTGCVGVVIAVPEPMAGELESWRASFGDPLAAVIPPHITLVTTTPVQDWEETARHVRRIARCQAPFRITLRGTGTFRPVSPVVFLRIAEGFDECVDLHGKLQSGPLQRDLEFSFHPHLTVAHDVSQAGMDAAEAKLADYASSFTVSSMGLYEHDQSGVWILREELSFDAEPERAGCAGGGRD from the coding sequence ATGTGCGGGCAGCACCTGCAGTCCAACGCTACCGTCGCCAAGGACGGCGATGCCCGCCCGGGTGCCCGGACCGGCTGCGTCGGGGTGGTCATCGCCGTCCCCGAACCGATGGCGGGGGAACTGGAGAGCTGGCGGGCGTCCTTCGGGGACCCGCTCGCGGCGGTGATTCCTCCGCACATCACGCTGGTCACGACCACGCCCGTGCAGGACTGGGAGGAGACCGCCAGGCACGTGCGCCGGATCGCGCGCTGCCAGGCCCCGTTCCGCATTACCCTGCGCGGCACCGGCACCTTCCGTCCGGTGTCCCCGGTGGTGTTCCTGAGGATCGCGGAAGGCTTCGACGAGTGCGTGGACCTGCACGGCAAACTGCAGTCCGGTCCGCTGCAGCGGGACCTGGAGTTCAGCTTCCACCCGCACCTCACCGTGGCGCATGACGTCAGCCAGGCCGGGATGGACGCCGCGGAAGCGAAGTTGGCCGACTATGCCTCGTCTTTCACGGTCAGTAGCATGGGCTTGTACGAGCACGACCAATCGGGCGTGTGGATCCTACGGGAAGAGCTGAGCTTTGACGCGGAGCCGGAGCGTGCCGGCTGTGCCGGAGGCGGCCGGGACTGA
- the trpS gene encoding tryptophan--tRNA ligase, translated as MTSTTETSGKPETSGSPATASGLAQATRRRLLSGMQPSADSLHLGNYLGALVNWVSMQDEYEAIYFVPDMHAITVQYDPADLARRTRVTVAQYIAGGIDIEKSTLFVQSHVPEHAELAWVLNCITGFGEASRMTQFKDKSAKQGSENASVGLFAYPVLMAADILLYRPYGVPVGEDQRQHLELARNLAQRFNHRYGETFVVPEAVIPAEGAKIYDLQNPNAKMSKSADSPAGLINILDNPKAAAKKIKSAVTDDGTEIRFDREAKPGISNLLTIYSTLSGKSIDSIVGDYQGKMYGHLKVDLAELVVERLAPIQARAQELLDDPAELDRLLARGAEKARAIASSTLADVYDKVGFLPAGARR; from the coding sequence ATGACCAGCACAACCGAAACCAGCGGAAAGCCCGAAACGAGCGGCAGCCCGGCGACCGCCTCCGGCCTCGCGCAGGCCACGCGGCGGCGGCTGCTCTCCGGCATGCAACCGTCGGCGGATTCCCTGCACCTGGGCAACTACCTGGGGGCGCTCGTCAACTGGGTCAGCATGCAGGACGAATACGAGGCGATCTACTTCGTCCCGGACATGCACGCCATCACGGTGCAGTACGACCCGGCGGACCTCGCCCGGCGCACCCGGGTCACGGTGGCACAGTACATCGCCGGCGGCATCGACATCGAAAAGTCCACCCTGTTCGTCCAGTCCCACGTGCCCGAGCACGCCGAGCTGGCGTGGGTGCTCAACTGCATCACCGGCTTCGGCGAGGCCTCGCGGATGACGCAGTTCAAGGACAAGTCGGCCAAGCAGGGCTCGGAGAACGCCAGCGTCGGCCTGTTCGCCTACCCCGTGCTGATGGCCGCTGACATCCTGCTCTACCGTCCCTACGGTGTGCCGGTGGGAGAGGACCAGCGGCAGCACCTGGAGCTGGCCCGCAACCTTGCCCAGCGCTTCAACCACCGCTACGGCGAGACGTTCGTAGTGCCGGAGGCCGTGATCCCGGCCGAGGGCGCCAAGATCTACGACCTGCAGAACCCGAACGCCAAGATGTCCAAGTCGGCGGATTCCCCGGCCGGCCTGATCAACATCCTGGACAACCCGAAGGCCGCGGCGAAGAAGATCAAGTCGGCGGTCACGGATGACGGCACGGAGATCCGCTTCGACCGCGAGGCCAAGCCGGGCATCTCCAACCTGCTGACCATCTATTCGACGCTGAGCGGCAAGAGCATCGATTCGATCGTCGGGGACTACCAGGGCAAGATGTACGGACACCTCAAGGTGGACCTGGCCGAGCTGGTGGTGGAGCGGCTGGCGCCAATCCAGGCCCGGGCCCAGGAGCTCCTGGACGATCCGGCCGAGCTGGACCGGCTGCTGGCCCGCGGCGCCGAGAAGGCCCGCGCCATCGCGTCTTCCACTCTGGCGGATGTCTACGACAAGGTCGGTTTCCTTCCCGCGGGAGCCAGGCGCTAG
- a CDS encoding exodeoxyribonuclease III, protein MSAGHRLRVATVNVNGIRAAYKRGMGDWLADRDVDILCLQEVRAPDAIVRSLLGDGWHILHAEAEAKGRAGVAIASRVAPVATRDHIGDEYFLTSGRWVEADFEVPEAGGTKLLTVVSAYVHSGEADTPKQLDKYRFLDVMAGRLADLRNGKDYALVVGDLNVGHTTLDIKNWKGNVKRSGFLPEERAYFDRFFGDEFGWRDVQRVFAGDVAGPYTWWSWRGQAFDNDAGWRIDYQLATPELAELAAHAVVDRAASYDARFSDHAPVVVDYQF, encoded by the coding sequence ATGTCCGCGGGGCACCGGCTGAGGGTGGCCACGGTCAACGTCAACGGCATCCGCGCCGCCTACAAGCGCGGCATGGGGGACTGGCTGGCGGACCGGGACGTGGACATCCTCTGCCTCCAGGAAGTACGCGCTCCGGACGCAATCGTCCGCAGCCTGCTCGGCGACGGCTGGCACATCCTCCATGCCGAGGCGGAAGCCAAGGGCCGCGCCGGCGTCGCCATTGCCTCCCGCGTCGCCCCGGTCGCCACCCGCGACCATATCGGGGACGAATACTTCCTGACCTCCGGCCGCTGGGTCGAGGCGGACTTCGAGGTCCCGGAGGCCGGGGGCACCAAGCTGCTCACTGTCGTCAGCGCCTACGTGCACTCCGGCGAGGCTGACACGCCCAAGCAGCTGGACAAGTACCGCTTCCTCGATGTCATGGCCGGCCGCTTGGCGGACCTGCGGAACGGCAAGGACTACGCGCTGGTGGTCGGCGACCTGAACGTCGGACACACCACGCTGGACATCAAGAACTGGAAGGGCAACGTCAAGAGGTCCGGGTTCCTGCCCGAGGAGCGCGCCTACTTCGACCGGTTCTTCGGGGACGAGTTCGGCTGGAGGGACGTCCAGCGCGTCTTCGCCGGCGACGTGGCCGGGCCCTACACCTGGTGGTCCTGGCGCGGACAGGCCTTTGACAATGACGCGGGCTGGCGCATCGACTACCAGTTGGCCACCCCCGAACTCGCGGAGCTGGCCGCCCACGCGGTCGTCGACCGCGCCGCCAGCTATGACGCCCGCTTCTCGGACCACGCCCCCGTGGTCGTGGACTACCAGTTCTAA
- a CDS encoding LLM class flavin-dependent oxidoreductase — protein MSTTNGNRLELGFLSFVHNTGGRTNRADAAAALQAGIDLFRHAEDLGYDAGWVRNRHFEPFLSSPLLFLTAVSQHTRRLRLGTAVVPIRYEDPVRLAEDAANLDLLSGGRFELGLSSGYQAPVLEEVFGASGLDFRDEVRRRLDQLLAALRGDVLAVPQEQFSTLPAGTELTLTPPAPELMGRLWYGAGSLATAERSARQGFDLQVSTLNTEETGQPFEVRQAEQIRAYRKAFAEGQPKRTPQVSVSRIMMPYLDKRDGEELQGWLRFYSDRMDDEGRPKNGAKMRFSPAYHGDPEAIVEALLKDEALAEATHLTATLPSLASLELHRRTLELITTHIAPHLGWTPAA, from the coding sequence GTGTCAACAACCAACGGGAATCGGCTTGAACTGGGCTTCCTCAGCTTTGTCCACAACACCGGCGGGCGCACCAACAGGGCTGACGCCGCGGCGGCGCTCCAGGCTGGAATCGACCTGTTCCGCCACGCCGAGGACCTCGGATACGACGCCGGCTGGGTCCGCAACCGGCATTTCGAACCGTTCCTGTCCTCGCCTCTGCTCTTCCTGACCGCAGTATCCCAGCACACCCGCCGCCTCAGGCTTGGCACCGCCGTCGTTCCCATTCGCTACGAGGACCCGGTCCGGCTGGCCGAGGACGCGGCGAACCTGGACTTGCTCAGCGGCGGCCGCTTCGAACTGGGGCTGAGCAGCGGTTACCAGGCGCCGGTGCTCGAGGAGGTCTTTGGCGCGAGCGGGCTGGACTTCCGCGACGAGGTCCGGCGCCGGCTGGATCAGTTGCTGGCGGCCCTGCGCGGCGACGTGCTGGCCGTGCCGCAGGAACAGTTCTCCACGCTGCCGGCCGGGACCGAGCTGACGCTGACCCCGCCGGCCCCTGAACTGATGGGCCGGCTCTGGTACGGCGCCGGCAGCTTGGCCACGGCCGAGCGTTCCGCCCGGCAGGGATTCGACCTGCAGGTGTCCACTCTCAATACGGAGGAGACCGGGCAGCCGTTCGAAGTCCGGCAGGCGGAACAGATCCGCGCCTACCGGAAGGCGTTCGCCGAAGGGCAGCCGAAGCGCACGCCACAGGTCAGCGTCTCGCGCATCATGATGCCGTACCTCGACAAGCGCGACGGCGAGGAGCTGCAGGGCTGGCTGCGGTTCTACTCGGACCGGATGGATGACGAGGGGAGGCCCAAAAACGGCGCGAAGATGCGCTTCAGTCCGGCCTACCACGGCGATCCGGAGGCCATCGTGGAGGCGCTGCTCAAGGACGAAGCCCTGGCCGAGGCGACCCACCTGACGGCCACGCTGCCGTCGCTCGCTTCGCTGGAACTGCACCGCCGGACGCTGGAACTGATCACCACGCACATCGCCCCGCATCTGGGCTGGACTCCGGCGGCCTGA